The genomic stretch TCGCCGGCAGGTCGGCGACGCGAAACGACAGATGCGTCAGCCCCGGCTCGTGCATGGTGCGCTCGCGCGGCGGCGGCGGCGGCGGGCTCGCGAACTGGAGCAGCTCGAGCCGCACCCCGTCACGCACGAGGTAGACGGCGCGGAGATCGGTGTCGCGCAGGCGCAGCAGGGTGTCGGTCGGCTGGCCCATGACGTGCAGCTCGTGCTCGGGCTCGAAGCCGAGCAGATCGCGATAGTAGCGCAGCGCGCGCTGGAGATCGCGCACGCAGAGGCCGACGTGGCTGAGACGCTGGAGCGGGACCGACCCGTGGCTCACGACGCAACTCCTTCCGCAAAGCCGCCCGGCAGCGCCGCCGGGACGTGACGCGGGAACGCCACCCGCAGCACGCGGGCGTCGCACCCCACCGGCACCGCCGCCGTCACCTCGACGTCGGGCTTGCCGACCAGGTCGACCACCGCGAGCTTCACCGGGCCATGCTCCGCCCGCAGGCGCGCCGTCCGCAGGAGGCGCCGGATCGCGCGGTAGAGCCGCTGGCCCGACGCGGGCAGCCACACCGGCTCGGAGCGACCGAGCCGGATCGCGAGCCCGGCGGCGGCGAGCGCGTCGGCCTCGGCGCGCAGCGCGCGGGCGAGCGCACAGTGGAGGCAGGTCCGCGGCGGGTCGACTACCATCCCGTGTGGTGTCGCTCGATCGCGGCGCGCACCTGCGCCGCGATCCGATCGCGGTCGTCGAAGCCGAGCCCCACGGTCGGAATCGGCTGCTCGATGACGAGCTCGACGTCGCCCGGCAGCACGGTGAGCCGGCTCCCCTTCGGCATCAGCCGGCGCGTCCCACGGCAGCACACCGGCACGACCGGCAGGCCGAGGCGGATTGCGGTGACGAACGCGCCCTTCTTGAACGGCTGGAGACGCCCGTCACGGCTGCGCGTGCCCTCCGGGAACACGACGAACGAGTCGTGCGCGGAGCGGACGCGGTTCAGCGCCGCGATCGCGTCGGCGGTGTTGTCGCGGTCGATCGGGATCATGCCGAGCGAGTCGAGCACGGCACCGACGACGGGATGGCGCCAGAGGCTGCGCTTGGCGGCGAAGCGCGTGGCGCCCGGCAGGTGCCCGAGCAGCGCGAGGATGTCGAGGTGGCTCTGGTGGTTCGGCGCGAAGACGTACGAGACGCCCGGCTCGAGCCGCTCGAGACCCGTCACCCCGACGCGGACGCCGAGCATCGCCTCGAGCGTGCGGGCGCGGGCCTTCGCGAAGCGCCAGGCCATGCCCCGGCTGCGGCTCACGCGGTGCAGGCCCACCGCCACCGCCGCCATCCCCACCAGCATGCCGCGGAATACGAAGGGAGAGAGCGCGACACGCAGGGAGCGTACGTCCGGCGCCGGTCCCACCGTCGCGGCGGCACTCTGCACGCGCTCGGTCATGACCGAGCCCTGCCTACCAGCTTCCGCCGGACGTAGCGACTCCCGAACGCGGCCGGCGACGCGCTCGGGAGCCGCGGGACGGCCTCACTGCGGGTCGCAGGGCCCGGTGCAGAAGTTCTGGATGGTGCCGTCCGTGCGCAGGAAGGCGTCGATCTGCGCCTGGATCGCCGGGAGCGCCCGCATCGCGCCGTGGGCGTCGTTGTCCGCCGGCGGGATGTTGGTGAGCGGGACGGGACCGTAGTGGCCGTCGGACTCGACGAATGCCGAGCCGTCGAACGGCGCCGTCAGCTCGGGGATGTCGAAGTAGCTGGTCACCACCGGCGCCACCTGCGGGATGCCCATCGAGCGCACCATGATCTCGGTGCCGAGGTTCGCGACCTCGTCGTCGCTGGTCGCCATGTGGATGAGGAGCTTGTGCGGCGGCGTGTTCGGGACGCTGCCGGCGAGCGTCGTGTGGTACCAGCCGTTCGGCTCCGAGCGATCCCAGATCTGCTGGATCAGCGGCAGCGTCGCGTGCCGCGTGATCGCGTCGGGATAGGCGCCGCGCAGCACGGCGAAGTACGGATCGAAGTCGCGGCTGCGGTGGAGGAGCGTCGAGTAGTTCGCCGCCGGCACGCCGAGGACGCCGCGCGTGGCCTCCTGCGAGAGCGCCATCACGATGCCGCCCTCGATGCCGCCCTGGCTGATGCCGTAGTAGAAGACGTCCGAGGTGTCGATGATCGGCGTGCCCGAGTAGACGAACGCCGGGTGCGTCACGAAGCCGTTCGGCGACTTCAGCAGGCGGGCCAGGATCAGCTGGTTCAGCACGCCCTGATGCAGGCGTTCGGAGAGCTTCCCGAACCCGGAGAGGTCGCTGATGAAGCCGAAGACCACCGGCAGGTCGGCGCTCGAGAAGCCCTGCCAGTCGGTGGCCGCCATGACGAAGCCGTAGGTGTTGGCGAGGGTGCGGAGGTTGCCGGCCGTTACCTCGCTGCCCGAGCCGAGGAGGCCGTGGCCGTAGAAGATCGCGCGGCCCGGCGTCGGCCCAGCCGTCAGGCTGCACGGGATCGAGACCGTGAACGGCACGTCGGTGGCGAAGCCGTTCTGCACCGGGAGGTTCGTCGTGGCGTTCAGGTTCAGCACCGAGCCCGGGCCGTTGAAGGTGGTATAGAGCGGCACCGTGTAGCGGCCGGTGACGCGCCGGCAGATGCGCTGCGGAACGTCGCCCGGGAACGGGTTGTCGGTGACGCTGTCGACGACGAACGCCGGCGCCGCCGAGCCCGCGAGGTAGCCTGCGAAGGTCTCGTCGCGCATGTGCAGCAGGTAGCGCTGCACGGACGCGTCGCTGGTGGTGGTGAAGTCCCACGCCAGCTGGAGGTTCGACCGCGAGACGCCGCAGTCGTTCTCGAGCTTGGCGAAGATCGCGTCGAAGGTCGGGCGCCGCGCCTCGACGGCCGCGTTGCCCGACGGCGTACCGCCGCGCAGCGCCGCGAACGCCGTCGACGGCGCGATCGGATCGCCGTTCTGGCCGACGAGACCGCGCAGCGCGACGATGTAGCGCGTCCCGCTCTTCAGACGCACGCCCGGACGGATGAGGAACAGCTGATCCGGCGGCGCGACCGGGGTGACGCCGTCGGTACCGATGCTGACGTCGTTCTCGCCGAAGTGCGAGACGCGCTGGCAGCCGGCAGCGTCGGCCTCGATGAGCACCGTCGGGCTCGACGGCGCGAGCGAGGCGGCGAAGTTCGTGAGCGGCGGCACGTTCGACGCCGCGAGGTTCACGCCCTGCGGCCAGTAGACCTGGATCGTCGGCCCGGCGCTGAAGCCGTCGAGCACGTTGTACGGCGTGGGATCGATGTGAACGCCGCTGGCGTTGGCGGGCAGGACCTCGCGCGGATAGGCGACGCGCTTGCCGGTCGCGGTCGACGCGTCGTTACGCAGGAAGTGGCTCGACGGATACGGGAACATGCAGTCGCGCCCGGAGTACGCGCCGTCGCTGACGTTCAGCAGCTCGCAGCCCGACTTGACGCCGCACAGCGTGCTGTCGCTCGACTTGGCGCACTTCAGCTTCGCG from bacterium encodes the following:
- a CDS encoding VOC family protein, with the protein product MSHGSVPLQRLSHVGLCVRDLQRALRYYRDLLGFEPEHELHVMGQPTDTLLRLRDTDLRAVYLVRDGVRLELLQFASPPPPPPRERTMHEPGLTHLSFRVADLPATLAALRAAGERVLEETVIHFPEWQSGAAFVLDPDGQLIELVQAPGDPSAPPRA
- a CDS encoding 1-acyl-sn-glycerol-3-phosphate acyltransferase yields the protein MTERVQSAAATVGPAPDVRSLRVALSPFVFRGMLVGMAAVAVGLHRVSRSRGMAWRFAKARARTLEAMLGVRVGVTGLERLEPGVSYVFAPNHQSHLDILALLGHLPGATRFAAKRSLWRHPVVGAVLDSLGMIPIDRDNTADAIAALNRVRSAHDSFVVFPEGTRSRDGRLQPFKKGAFVTAIRLGLPVVPVCCRGTRRLMPKGSRLTVLPGDVELVIEQPIPTVGLGFDDRDRIAAQVRAAIERHHTGW